The nucleotide sequence GTGATGGCAGAAGTGTTGTATAGTAGTTCCAGGAAGGTGGCTAAAAGGGAGATGAATTTCTCAGACCAAGGTATTTCTCATACCATCTGttgtggactgaactgtgtcctacccaaattcatatgctgaagctttacccccagtacctcagaatgtgactgtgtttgaagatagggcctttaaagaggtgattaaattaaaatgaggctgttagggTAGACACCAATCCAATATGATTGGTTTCCTTATAAGAGGAGTTTAGGACACATAAAGAGATAACCAGGGTGTGTGCACAGAGGGACAGCCATGTGAAGAAGGAGTAAGAAGGAGGCcatttgcaagccaaggagagaggcctcagaagaaaccaaacctgtggacacctggatcttggacttccaacctttaaaactgtgagaaataaatttctgttgtttaagctactcagCCTGTGGtgtcttgttatggcagccatagcaaactaatacaccatcAGATAAGGTTTTCAAGTTTGACAGCTCATTAGAAACAACTGAGGTGAACCTTAAAGATACTGATGACTGGGCTTATCCCTAGAGGCTCTGattcagttggttgaatctgagcaTTAGAGGGGATCCTAATGGATATCCAGAGTTGAAAACCACATGTCTAGGAGAATAGTTTTTTGCACTCCATTGAGCAGGCTGAGAGTGATGAATCTAGCATCGTTTAGAAGGCATCCCCCCGTATCTCCCTCCTTCCACTGTTTTTCCTCTACCCCATATCCCCCTTCTTCTTCTGCCCTATCCAGATCTCCACAGATGGACCCAGAGATGCCCCCACCTCTTAATCCTGTTCCATATCCAAGTTCAGTCCTAATTTAAGGAACATTTAATAGCTTCAGCCCCACTTCTGCCCTCCCTGTCAAGAAAAGTGAGTCTCGAGGGGCCTCACATTCTCTTACTCTGCCTGTTAGCCAGAGCCAGGGCAGCTCTCTAGAGGTAACTTCTTGCCTCTTAATCCAAttataaaatggatgaaagacatgAACAGAGGGCAAACAGGCTTAGGAAAAGCTATTCAACATCTTTAGCCAtcatgcaaatgcaaattaaaggcACAATGAAATGTTAAAcccacctatcagaatggctgaaAAAAACAGTGACAAAACCAAATGCAGGCAACACTGGATAAACTGAGTCACTCACACATTGCCAAAggcaatgcaaaatggtacaggccatctggaaaacaatttggcaggttTTTCAAAACGAAACATGAGATTACCAAATGATACAGCAGTTGCACTCTGGGCAATTTAcccacagaaatgaaaatttatgtttacacaaaaaccttTACATGAAGTTCATCACAGTTTTACTCACAATAGTTAAAAAGTGGAAATAGCCCAGATGGCTTTCAACGGGggaatgggtaaacaaactggTACATTCACACCATGGAAtcctattcagcaataaaaaggaacagacgATAGACACACTttacaacttggatggatctcaggagaattatgctgagtgaaagaaatccATTCCTAAAGGTAgtgtactatatgattccatttctatgacatTTAGGAAATTATAATAGTGTTTGACAGAGTTTAGGGATGTGGGATCAGGAAGAAGGTAGGTGTGGCTATAAGGGCTAACATGAGGGAAACGTGTGGTGATGAAACAGTTTTTGATCTTGTTTGTGGTGATAGTTAGAACACCTACACTGCTGGTAAAAGTgcatgaaattatatatataagtattatGCACAAGTGTTCTAACACACAAATGAGTGCATGTAAAATGGCGAAATTGTGGTAAGCTCAGTGGATTGTACCAATGTCCATTTCTTAGTTTCGATACTGTACTAAAGTAATACAAGGTGTTATCATTAGGAGAAGGTGAGTGATGGGTATACATGACCTCTGTACACATTTTTGTGCAACTTTTGGTAAatcaataattatttcaaaataaaatagttaaaaaaacaacactggAGTTGTGGGGAAAATACTCTTAGGTACAGAACCTAAGAACCTAATAAATATGTTAACACAGTTTTAGACCTGTTAAATAATTAAGAAATCCATAATTAATGGAGTAAATATGGTACTTTACTTGCTAAATACGTTATATTTGTTTATAGAAGTGAACATCAGAACGGTCGCAACTTGTGGTACTGAAGTGGTGGGGAGAAGGTTATCGGGAGGCAAAGCTTGGATTTTAGGGTTGTCCAGGAATGGAGTCCTTACTCTATAATTTTCAAGCACTGTGTAGGTCGGATATAAATGCTAGAGACTGCCAGGGATGATGTGGGAGATGGGACCTTTTGGTCCTGGCCCCACTAACTCATGGTTGGGTCAGGGGAAGAGCAATCCAAGACACACAATATACAATGTGCAATGTTACTCTTTAATATAAAGATAAACAAGGATCATgcgttggaaaaataaaaaacaatgggCAGGCCTACACGGTAAACAATGGCTTCCTGATTAGCTGGACTGCAAGCTTAGTCATGGATATGGCTTCAGTTAAGAGAAGAGAGGTGACAAATATGATGAGGATGAAAATGACATCTAAAGGCTCATTTGCAGAGTTTTGTTCTCAAGATCCCAGGTCAGTGGATGAGGGTCACATGTGGAATTTTGCCCGTGGACTGAggaaagtaaagagaaagaatTGGGATGTCAGCAGAGCCAGCAGCCGTGAGTGTCAACCCCCGGGCACCTGACTTCTGTCCACCTTCACCTTCCTGAAAGCCTAGAGGTCTATTTCTTCTTATCTCTGAATTCTCAGAATTCACTTTTTGATGAGTAAAGAAATTTTTAGTTCTGGTATAGTCTAGTCATTGTACTGAAAGCACCTCTAGTGGGGGAGGATAGATGACCTCCCTTAGGACCAAACTGGAGACACTTGACCACACAACTTCACTGCTACATCTATGCTACAAGAGCAAGCCTTCAAGTTTACCAACATTTATGTACTAGAATGAGCAGATGCCACTGCATGTAATGCTGAAAAAGAGGCGAAAAGTTAAATGCCTATCAATAATAGCTTATGGCTTCCTGGAATTCAATTGTTTAATATATTGATCTTAGAAAGAATAATGTAGCTTCACATATACTGAGAAGAAACTATGCTGGcactaataaaaaaagaagtttcaaaaCAGTATATAAGATAGGATACCTGTATTTTATAATACATGGAAATGTATTAGTATGAAATTAGGGTATTTCTCACAAGTAAACGTTTGtaagaaaaaatagatttaaaataattacctgaaaaTTCCCATTAATCACTCCTCTactcctcccagctccctcctATCCCCATGCAACCCCAGCACTCACTTCTGAGAACACTAGAGGTTCACCTCAGATGGGGTGGGGAATGCCTGCATGAtgtcctgctgctgctgggagAGGGGTGCATGGAGCTTGAGGTGGGTATAGGCAGTGGGATGGAGAACACACTCTGGGTCTCACTGGGGTCGGCATCCCTCACAAACAGCTCGTCATTCACGATGCACAGACTGAAGGAAAAATGGGCCCTCAGACAACTGGTGGATGGACACCCACACCCCCAAAACTGACTCTGCTCCCACTGGCACTCAGCAACCAGATTCCTTCCACGTCCCTCCTGTGTCTGTCTCCCAGGTTCCTTGACTGgtacctctgcccctccccacagagCCCACCTTTGGAGAGACTGTCTACCACCTTCACTTGATTTATAGGTTCATCCCCAACCCAGGGGCAATTTCGCATTTACCCTTTACCACAGTGCAAGGGGTGGACAGTCTGATCCCCATTCTCAGAAGAAGACACTGAGTCACACAGAGGTCATGGGAATTGACGAAGGTCACACAGCGAGTGAGTGTTGGGTCAAGGAGTGAACGCATAGGCCGATTCCAGAGCCCACGCTCttcctaaccactaggctacaCTGCTCCTGGGATCTCCCTGCTGGCTTTCCACAATACTGAGTAAACCTAAGGTCTTTGCCACCACATTCCCACGCCCCTGAGCCCAGGCGGGGATGGGCATTCACGCCCACCACAGGGCTCTCACCTGCAGTCGTGGGAAGGGGTAGCGATGAAGGTCCGGGTGAAAGCATGCACACAGCGCTGAGAACTTCCTTCCACttcaacagcaaacaaacaacagtACCCCTTACAGCTGCACGTGCTGTACACGCTCACACAGCGGTCCCCAGTCAGGGTGTGACTGGACACTCATGCTGAGAGGGCAGTTGTTCACGGGGGCCAGGGTGTTGGGTATGGGGAGGACAACTATAGGAGCAGTCTGCACCCAGTGACAGGGTCCCTGACAACCACTACAGAAGTCCACGGATGCGTTTTTCACAGCCGCCCAAGAGGTGGATACTACtaccccattttgcaaatgaggaaactgagaggttCAGTAACGGCCCAAGTTCTCAGAGTAAGGATCTGGGATGAGAGCCACCAAAATCCACAGCCTGTGTCACCAACGCCCAGGGTGTGCAGGGCAGACAGGCATGGACACAGCTCAGACCTGGGTTGTCTGTGGGAAGCCTGAGGGCAGGAGaacacagtggggaaggggaggcggggggaggggaggggaggggagggaacagaAGGGAAtacaaggggagggaagggaagggaaggggaaagaaagcgaagggaagggaaggggtcaGGGACGCTGGGTGGTTCTGGGTGTGAGCCTGGCCAGGGGGAGGCAGCAGTGGGGCATCTGCGCTGGGGGTCTACACACACTCACCTTCCTTGAACACCCCGCTGACGGAGAAGCAGAGCATCGTTTCCTGAAAGGGAAGAGCCCAGGCGCCCAgtcaccacctccacctcccacccacctgcAGCTTCCTGGGCCCGCCCGAGGGGGGAAGCAGGCGCTCACCGTCTGGAACCACGTGTCCACCACGAAGGAGCTGAAGTCATGCTGAGTCTTGGGCAACACACAGAGGGTGTGCACAATGACACGTTTTGTGTGCTTCAGCAGCTGGACCCGCAGGTCTGTGAGGGGAGGGGAAGCGAGCGAAGGTCAGGGGCTGCCACGCCCTGGGCCCTATGATTGACCCCTTCACTGCCCTTTCCCACCCAGTCTTCCCATGACACACTCACGGGGGTCCTTGAGTTTCTTCATATTCCTGCTGTCCTTGAAATACTCGCACAAGCTGCTTCTAGGAGACAAAGAGCAACAGTGGGTGGTGGGTGTTTGCAGGAGCTGGCCTGTGTCTGCTGGGGGGCCACACGGCCCGGGAGCAGAGGCTGTACTGTCATACTCACGGGGCTGGGTCCTCGGGGTGGAAGGGAATCGTCAGGGAGAAGCAGGCCTCCTCGTGATAAGCACCCGCGAGAACCTGTCTGTCTCCATAGTCATAGATCAAGTAGTACCTGAGGGGGAGCAATGAGGACAGTCTATCTCTGTGGTCTGGACCTCAAATGAGACTTGAAAACTCCCCTGAGCAGACCTGTGCTTAGGTGGCCTCACCTGTCCTAGACCTGCCCCCCTTGCTCAGCTTCCCAGAGATACTTACTGCTTCAGGAATTGCAGGACTAGGCTCTTCAGCTCATCAGATCCAAAGTAGCTTCCCTGGAATCAAAACAGTCCTCAGGACCATGGCTGACACCCCCTTCTCAGGCACCACTTAAAACCCGGCTTGATCCTCCATCCTCACCTTGCAGGTTGGTAAGCGCTTGCAGGCTTCAAAACCACACTTAGCCAGTGGGGATGTCTCCTGGTCATcctggggaagagaagagaatgtcAGCAGTGCAGACCAGGAGGTGGTGCTAGATGATCAGGGAAAAGGATCGGCCCAAGAGGGTGAGGGTCAGAGGTCAGGTGTGAAAGGGCCCTGGAAATTCCATGGGCAGGACTACAGTTTGGATCATCACCGTGGATTCCCCAAAGCCTATGAAGAATGTGCTTGAAGAAGATCCAGAGCGTTTGTCAGGCTCCCACAGGGACTGTACCATCCCCCTCCGCCCAGGACTTTGAAGGGTCAGTTTCAAAACTGTAACTGGGGCAAGACCTAATGGGGTGCAGAGTAGTATGTGGGTGCTGTCAGTGCCAGTTAGAGGAGTCAGTGAACAAGGAATACACTTACCAACGTTAGTAACTTGGGGAACAATTCCAGGATGGAGCTGCCAAAAtcaagacaaaacagaaaagtcAGTGAAACTGTGGCGGTGACCCTCTTCCTCATGGGAGCAAGTACACCCACACCACAGCGTCCCAGGCTTCCAGGGCCCTGAACACGTCCCCCATCGACTGACACAGAGGGAGGGcaggccctccctccctccccgcctccctccctcccttcctctccttcccctgggtaGCTCCCCCGCAGACTGCCTGGACTCTCTTCTCCAGTGCCACAGGGACCAGCATTTCAAACCCATGTTGCAgggcttccttcccctcccttcctgcctccagaGCCCCACTGAAGGCTGTGGAGAGAAGAGGGAATGGGGTGTGTGCCCGAGGCTCTGCTACCTCACTGGCGGTCCAGCACTCTGCCAAGACCTGGACCAAGACCTGGACTTCCTCCTTGGATGGCCCAGGGTgctggggcagggaggtgagtgaggtggggctcagggagggagatggagggggATGAAGATAGAAAGGGAGTGAAGGTACGAGGGGATAGATGAGAGAGACATATGGGCCTAGacacaagggagagagagaaaacaaagggaagggaaagaagcttTCCCGTGGTGGGGgtaagggaagaagagaggagaaaggggaaatggCGCCCCATTTGCAGCTCTTCACCTGCCCCAGAATGGCTCAGACACAGCacgtaagaatgtaaaatatgcACATGTTGGGCTGGGGGCCCACTGGGTGCTGGTTGAAACTTTGGCAGCTTTGTGATGCAGAGAGGAGAGCATAGGGCCTGTAGTCCTCCCTGAGGTCCACGTCAGCTGCCCCTTGCAAACGGGCACTTTCGGGAGTAGCTCAGGCTGCCACCGGGTAACAGAGGATGCATCTGACCTTATGTTGGTTGACATATCAGGGAAGGTGGTGCACAGGGGGTTTCTGTCTGCACACATCCCTTCTGGCTCCAGCCGCTCACCCTTGTCCATCTCCCCTGCAGACTCCACCTGTGATTATGAGGAGGAACCACATGggccagagaaacagagccaggaTGGCCGTGCACCCCTAGTCGCTTCCTTTTCCTACAAATCCATTTCCCTTCCTCTGTCACCACCACATGCGCCTTCCCACTTTCCCTTCAAAGACGGATCTGGGTACCACACCTCACCTCAGTGTTGGAGAGGTTCAAGTTCTTGGTGTTGGAAGCATTCGGCATAGTGTTGGACAGGCTGTGCAGCTGGTAGGGTTTCTTATTGCTCAGGTCCAAGGCCAAAAGCTATGATGAGGAAAGAGTTAGAGTGAGGACCCCAGCAGGGGACACCTGAGACAAATCTGCCTCTTCTACCTAATCtctcccaccatcaccacctgcCCCAACATTGGGTCTAAGGTCCTCACCTTGGGCATATTCCCTGGATGGATCTGCAGGGAGGCGGCCACGCCAGTTCTAGGGTTTCGTGCCATTCCAGTATCACGGGTCATCAAGTCTCCAGGAAGACAGGAGGAGGGAAACGGGGACTGAGAGGCTCCTGGCTGGTACAGCTCCAGCACCAACCCCTCCCCGAGTTACCATTCCTGAGTATCCTTTCCAGCTAGACCCCTCTGCCCTCACCTGCTCTACAATTACTGCTGTAGCCATACCAGGGTCAGAGCGGACTCTCTGGATGTCAAGAGATTGCTGGGAGGCATCATATTGTTCCTTCACGGGCAGCTGCAGAGTTAGGGATGGGGTTCAGGGGCTCTGAGTCTGAGGTGGTGATCGGGGGCAATAGGTGGGTCTGGCTGTGAGTGCACAGGTTGTGTTGAGTCTGCATTACCTTTATCTGCTCCACCTTTTCTGACCTCAGCTCCTTCAGCACAGAGTGGGGTGCATCACAGGGATCAACAAAGATAGATATCTGTTGAGAACACAAGAGGGGCTGGGTAAGCTCCAGGAAATCTGAGCCCTGGGATCAAGTAAGACCATGCCCCTGTCCTGCCCTCTTGCCCCCAGCTAGCCCTGCTCATGCCCTTGATACATACCCTTTCATTAGCCTCATTGTAAATCTTGCCATTGACATTCTTCAGTGCGAAGGCAATGTTGGCATTCTCAACGAAGAACTGGGCCTGCATTTTCTCATAGTGAAACTGTAGGGAGAGTGACAAGAGAAGCACAGTATGAGACCAGAGCCATTTCTCATCTGGGCCTGCCATCTACCCCGTTTCCTCTCATCGGCCTCAATGTCCTCTCTTACTTCGACTGGGGTGAAGGGGACACTGCATTGCTTCTGAATCAAATTCAGCAGCCACTTCTCATCATATTTAATACCGAAGGGAATCTAGGAGCCAAAGAAATAATTGGGGAAAGAAAAGTGATACAATGGAATCCAAGGTTAAGATAAGACCCAGCTGTGTCTTGCTTTAGGACCTTTTTTCAGGCTTTAGGTACTTTCTTAAGATAGGACAATATCTGTTATCGCTAACTTTTACACCAGACAAGGACTTCCTAAATAccctttctttccatttaaatacTTTTCCTGAAATAATCGACTTCATATCTTTCACATGTGCTTACTTTTATAAAGTTCTAAGAGATCCTACCTAAGGCACACTTGGCCCGCCCCTCTGACGAGGACCCCAGAGACTCAACCTCCTCCCGCACTCAGCTTGAGCCAAACTGTGTCTTCTGGTGTGGAGTTGCTCCATCTCCTTGGCAGTAGTTTCCTCCTTTGCTTTTAGACAGCCTctcccatgctccctgcagtcaGTCTGCTCCCTTTATATTGCTTCTCTGAACCTGCCCTCACATGATCTAGGAAGTTAACTCCTAGGAATAACAAGACAGATTACCAACTCCACTGCCACGAGAGGAAAGTTCCCAGCATCTCTACACGCGCCCAACATGACTCTCTCTGTCATCTTCTTCTACATGTTAGGTCCATTTAGCCAGCACACTCACTCTGATCTTGAACCAGCTCCCCAAGGTCTCATCCTGCCTGCTTCTCTCCATTCTTCTCTCTGGAGGCTTTTGCTCTGTCTCCTTGCTAACATGGGTTTCGTCTTGTTCCTGAAAATTGCCTCTCCGATGACAGGATGGAATGGCATAGGGAGCACTGTGGGGAAGTGGAGAGAAGAAAGTGGTCCGTATAGTCTTGGGAAGTCTTCTCTACATTTTCGCCAATGATAGCAGAGCTACAATAAAGACTGCTCAACCGTTAACCTGATCCCATCATTCCTCACTCTTCCAGGTTAGAGAGAAGAATGACATATTTAACTACaagattttgtttttcactgGTTGATACTGGTCAGCCATGCTGCCTCGTCACTTACTATCTTGCTTGGATGTCCACGTGAGCATCACTTCTTAGTGATTCTCTATCTTGCTGCTGCTGGGAAGTGGCCTGTTGAGACCAATAGTTGTGTCTCCTTCGGTAAATACCCCGGCATCTTGCTTTTCTTTGTAAAGTGTTCACTTGATCAATGTTCTCTGAAATTGAGAACAACACATCAATGGGCCCAGTACCAGAAAAATTCCTGGGAAAGTTCTCATGGCTAATGAAGAAATATCACTGGCTTTATAATCTAAAGAGAAATGTATCACAGTGCTAAAAAAGGCTTAGAAACTTCACTGTGTTTCTGCTTCTCAGGAAATGAGAGGTGGGCAGCATTCACAGCCAAGAAGAAAACAAGCTCAGAGGAAAGGATCTGGACCCAGGGTTTAGTCTGTGATGTTAGTCCCTGCTCTGCTTGGATCCGGTTATGTGACCTGGGACAAGTGGCTTTTCATCTCTAAGTCTCTCTTCTCTGCCCGGCTCTTGGGACACAATAAAACCTACCCTGAAATCTACCCTGGTGTGATGGTTCAAGGGTCAAAGGTGACCTCCCTGCCTGACGGAAGAATTAGACATATGAAGGATAGGTCCGATGAAAAGATCCAGAATGGAGCCTGGAGAGACATAACATGGAGAATACCAAAAGCGAGGGGGAGATAATTAAAGGAGATGCAGTGAACATACCTAACACATGGTTAATGTGAGTCCCGGAAAGAACGGGAGGGAAGAGTGGAGAAGTGGTATTTGAAGAGATCTTGGTTGAGAAGTTTCCAAAAGTAACAAGATATCAACTCAGTGTAACAGTATTATTGTAATAGGAGATAAAGTATGCTTTAAGGAAAAACAGTCCTAAAAT is from Orcinus orca chromosome X, mOrcOrc1.1, whole genome shotgun sequence and encodes:
- the LOC101286095 gene encoding nuclear RNA export factor 3 isoform X2, with amino-acid sequence MKIYCLKALCDMPYLDNILYAGLSLVWPLPLRSTGSGHAGSAAMAHGPSRSAACGIFPDRGTNPCPLHRQADSQPLRHRGSPKISIFDLTVYLCENIDQVNTLQRKARCRGIYRRRHNYWSQQATSQQQQDRESLRSDAHVDIQARYAPYAIPSCHRRGNFQEQDETHVSKETEQKPPERRMERSRQDETLGSWFKIRIPFGIKYDEKWLLNLIQKQCSVPFTPVEFHYEKMQAQFFVENANIAFALKNVNGKIYNEANERISIFVDPCDAPHSVLKELRSEKVEQIKLPVKEQYDASQQSLDIQRVRSDPDLMTRDTGMARNPRTGVAASLQIHPGNMPKLLALDLSNKKPYQLHSLSNTMPNASNTKNLNLSNTEVESAGEMDKGERLEPEGMCADRNPLCTTFPDMSTNISSILELFPKLLTLDDQETSPLAKCGFEACKRLPTCKGSYFGSDELKSLVLQFLKQYYLIYDYGDRQVLAGAYHEEACFSLTIPFHPEDPAPSSLCEYFKDSRNMKKLKDPHLRVQLLKHTKRVIVHTLCVLPKTQHDFSSFVVDTWFQTETMLCFSVSGVFKEVEGSSQGCVRAFTRTFIATPSHDCSLCIVNDELFVRDADPGETQSLFSIPLSTPTSSSMHPLSQQQQDIMQASSTPSESKGKIPHVTLIH